In Aphelocoma coerulescens isolate FSJ_1873_10779 chromosome 23, UR_Acoe_1.0, whole genome shotgun sequence, a genomic segment contains:
- the NCMAP gene encoding noncompact myelin-associated protein isoform X1, producing MGCAWSEADDSKPSQLKMTTAVPLINNTQLSVNVTTKSQEQSLYQSSGAIVAAIVVGVIIIFTVVLLILKTYNRRMRVRRELEPKASKLAVPPPLGHNSHSPAQQPTVTFIPVDIHMHSR from the exons ATGGGTTGTGCCTGGAGTGAAGCAGATGATAGCAAACCCAG cCAACTCAAGATGACGACGGCTGTGCCACTGATTAATAACACTCAGCTCTCAGTGAATGTGACCACAAAGTCTCAAGAACAAAGTCTCTATCAAA GTTCTGGAGCAATAGTTGCTGCCATCGTGGTGGGGgtgattattatttttacagTGGTTCTGCTCATCCTGAAAACATACAACAG GCGCATGCGAGTGCGGCGGGAGCTGGAACCCAAAGCCTCCAAGCTGGCAGTGCCACCTCCCCTGGGGCACAacagccacagcccggcccaGCAGCCCACGGTGACCTTCATCCCTGTGGACATCCACATGCACAGCAGGTAA
- the NCMAP gene encoding noncompact myelin-associated protein isoform X2 codes for MTTAVPLINNTQLSVNVTTKSQEQSLYQSSGAIVAAIVVGVIIIFTVVLLILKTYNRRMRVRRELEPKASKLAVPPPLGHNSHSPAQQPTVTFIPVDIHMHSR; via the exons ATGACGACGGCTGTGCCACTGATTAATAACACTCAGCTCTCAGTGAATGTGACCACAAAGTCTCAAGAACAAAGTCTCTATCAAA GTTCTGGAGCAATAGTTGCTGCCATCGTGGTGGGGgtgattattatttttacagTGGTTCTGCTCATCCTGAAAACATACAACAG GCGCATGCGAGTGCGGCGGGAGCTGGAACCCAAAGCCTCCAAGCTGGCAGTGCCACCTCCCCTGGGGCACAacagccacagcccggcccaGCAGCCCACGGTGACCTTCATCCCTGTGGACATCCACATGCACAGCAGGTAA